Below is a window of bacterium DNA.
CGGTGACGGTCACGGTGCCGCTCGAGGGCGGCTCGAACCGCATCGCGGTCGTCGTGCGCGACGAGAAGGACATCCCGGCCCAGAAGGTGATCTACGTCTTCCGGCGGGGGGCGCAGGCCGAGGTGGCCGCGACGCCCGCGCCCGGCTCGCCCCAGCCGTAGGTCGCGGCGCGGGCTCCCGCGAGCCCGGGCTGCTGAGGAGGCCCCGGCGCTCCCAGCGGCTCGGGCAGCCGATTCGAATTCTGCCCTCGTGGAACGCCTCAGGACGCTGCCCACCGGTCCCGGCAGCCCGGTGCCGATCCGTTGGGAGCGCTGGTTGACACAGGGCGGAGCCTCAGGTATACCTACCGTTAGGTATAGCACCGGGAGGCAGGAGCATGACGGGAAACGCAAGGCGGGGCGGAGGCAGCGAGGGCTGCGACGTCTGCGCCCGCGAGCGGCTGCTCCGGGAGGCGGCCGAGCTGTTCAGCCGCAAGGGCTACGCCGCGACCTCCGTCGGCGAGATCGTCGCCGCGGCGGGCGTCACCAAGCCCGTGCTCTACTACCACTTCGAGAGCAAGGACGGGCTCTATCGCGCCCTCCTGGAGGAGGCGGTGGGACGGCTGCGGCCCGCGGTCGCGGCGTCGCTCCGCGGCGACGGCACGAGCGCGGCGCAGCGCATCCGGACGCTCTGCAACGCGATCGTCGAGAGCGCGGGCGCGAACCTGAGCACCGTCCGGCTCATGCGGGCGCTCCACTACGCCCCGCCCCAGGACGCGCCGGAGATCGATCTCTGGGAGTTCCCCCTGACCATCACGGCCACGCTCGAGCGGATCGTCCGGGAGGGCGTCCGCAGCGGGGAGTTCTCGCCGATCCCCCCGGGCGACCTCGTCTGGACCATCCTGGGGCTCATCAACGTCTACGTCGACTCCAACCTGCTGCAGCCGGACATCGCCCTGCGCCTGGAGGGTTTCCGCTCGGCGCTCGATCTCGCCCTCGCCGGCGCCGCCGCGCGCCGCACACACCAAGGAGGCCGTTGAAGACCATGGACGTCCGCACAGACATGCGCGCGCTGCGCCTCGCGACCGGGGCGCTTGTCGTCTTCGCCCTCGCCGGGTGCGGAAAGGGCGCGCCGCCGCCCGCGGCGAAGGAGGCCGCCTCCGCCCTGATCGCCGTCGACACGA
It encodes the following:
- a CDS encoding TetR/AcrR family transcriptional regulator, giving the protein MTGNARRGGGSEGCDVCARERLLREAAELFSRKGYAATSVGEIVAAAGVTKPVLYYHFESKDGLYRALLEEAVGRLRPAVAASLRGDGTSAAQRIRTLCNAIVESAGANLSTVRLMRALHYAPPQDAPEIDLWEFPLTITATLERIVREGVRSGEFSPIPPGDLVWTILGLINVYVDSNLLQPDIALRLEGFRSALDLALAGAAARRTHQGGR